One genomic window of Monodelphis domestica isolate mMonDom1 chromosome 1, mMonDom1.pri, whole genome shotgun sequence includes the following:
- the NDUFB8 gene encoding NADH dehydrogenase [ubiquinone] 1 beta subcomplex subunit 8, mitochondrial, with product MAASIVVSRGIRWLGAAAQRVTPLGTRAASGLSKDMLPGPYPRTPEERAAAAKKYNMRVEDYEPYPDDGFGFGDYPKLPERSQHERDPWYDWDHSELRLNWGEPMHFDLDMYTRNRVDTSPTPVSWNTMCKHLFGFVGFMLFMFYLGEVYPSYQPVAPKQYPYNNLYLERGGDPSVNPEPVKHYEI from the exons atggcggcttccATCGTTGTGTCCCGGGGAATCCGGTGGCTGGGGGCAGCGGCCCAGCGGGTTACCCCTCTGGGGACCCGGGCAG CCTCGGGCCTCAGCAAGGACATGCTCCCGGGACCGTACCCCCGCACGCCAGAGGAGCGCGCCGCTGCCGCCAAGAAGTACAACATGCGAGTGGAGGACTATGAGCCCTATCCGGACGACGGTTTCGG GTTTGGTGACTATCCCAAGCTTCCCGAACGATCTCAGCATGAACGAGACCCATGGTATGACTGGGACCATTCAGAACTGAGACTGAACTGGGGTGAACCG ATGCACTTTGACCTTGATATGTATACTCGGAATCGTGTGGATACATCCCCCACACCTGTCTCCTGGAACACTATGTGCAAGCATTTATTTGGCTTTGTCGGCTTCATGCTGTTCATGTTCTATTTAGGAGAGGTGTACCCATCCTATCAGCCTGTG GCTCCAAAGCAATATCCTTATAACAACCTGTACCTGGAACGTGGAGGTGATCCTTCAGTAAATCCAGAGCCTGTGAAACACTATGAAATCTAA